A stretch of Brassica napus cultivar Da-Ae chromosome C6, Da-Ae, whole genome shotgun sequence DNA encodes these proteins:
- the LOC111203757 gene encoding phosphomethylethanolamine N-methyltransferase isoform X2 — protein MATPYKAERDIQKSYWMEHSSDLTVEAMMLDSKASDLDKEERPEVLSLIPPYEGKKVLELGAGIGRFTGELALKAGEVIALDFIESAIKKNESVNGHYKNVKFMCADVTSPDLKIEDGSVDLIFSNWLLMYLSDKEVELLAERMLGWVKPGGYIFFRESCFHQSGDSKRKSNPTHYREPRFYTKVFQECQARDASGKSFELTMVGCKCIGAYVKNKKNQNQICWIWQKVSVENDKDFQRFLDNVQYKSNGILRYERVFGQGYVSTGGFETTKEFVAKMELKPGQKVLDVGCGIGGGDFYMAETFDVHVVGIDLSVNMISFALERAIGLNCSVEFEVADCTTKTYPDNSFDVIYSRDTILHIQDKPALFKAFFKWLKPGGRVLITDYCKSAETPSPVFAEYIKQRGYDLHDVQAYGQMLKDAGFEDVIAEDRTDQFVQVLRRELEKVEKEKEEFISDFSEEDYNDIVGGWKAKLERSDEQKWGLFIANKK, from the exons ATGGCAACACCTTACa AGGCAGAGAGAGACATCCAAAAGAGTTATTGGATGGAGCACTCAAGTGATTTGACTGTTGAGGCTATGATGCTTGACTCCAAAGCTTCTGATCTTGACAAAGAAGAGCGTCCTGAG GTACTCTCTTTAATCCCACCATACGAAGGGAAAAAGGTGCTGGAACTTGGAGCTGGCATCGGTCGTTTCACTGGTGAGCTGGCTCTAAAGGCTGGTGAAGTCATCGCCCTGGACTTCATCGAGAGCGCCATTAAGAAG AATGAAAGTGTGAATGGGCATTACAAGAACGTCAAGTTTATGTGTGCTGATGTGACATCTCCAGACCTGAAAATCGAAGATGGATCCGTCGACTTGATTTTCTCAAACTGGTTGCTCATGTATCTCTCTGATAAAGAG GTGGAACTTCTGGCAGAAAGAATGCTAGGATGGGTAAAGCCAGGAGGATACATTTTCTTCAGAGAATCTTGCTTCCATCAATCTGGAGACAGCAAGCGTAAATCTAACCCCACTCACTACCGTGAACCAAGATTCTATACCAAg GTTTTCCAGGAATGCCAGGCACGTGATGCTTCTGGCAAATCATTTGAGCTCACTATGGTTGGTTGCAAATGCATTGGAGCGTAcgtgaagaacaagaagaatcaAAACCAG ATATGCTGGATTTGGCAAAAAGTAAGCGTGGAGAATGACAAAGACTTCCAGCGTTTCTTGGACAATGTTCAATACAAGTCCAATGGGATCTTGCGCTATGAGCGTGTCTTTGGGCAAGGTTATGTGAGCACTGGTGGTTTTG AGACAACTAAAGAGTTTGTGGCGAAGATGGAGCTGAAACCAGGACAGAAAGTCCTAGATGTCGGTTGTGGTATCGGTGGAGGTGACTTCTACATGGCTGAGACTTTCGATGTTCATGTTGTTGGTATCGATCTATCAGTCAACATGATCTCTTTCGCCTTGGAGCGTGCTATTGGACTCAACTGCTCGGTCGAGTTTGAAGTTGCGGACTGCACCACAAAGACATATCCTGATAACTCTTTCGACGTCATTTACAGCCGTGACACTATTCTGCACATCCAA GACAAACCGGCTCTGTTTAAGGCATTCTTCAAGTGGCTAAAACCAGGTGGAAGAGTTCTCATCACAGACTATTGCAAGAGTGCTGAAACTCCGTCTCCTGTATTCGCAGAGTACATCAAACAAAGAGGATATGATCTCCATGATGTTCAAGCTTATGGACAG ATGCTGAAAGACGCAGGCTTTGAGGACGTGATCGCAGAGGACCGTACTGATCAG TTTGTACAAGTCTTGAGGCGTGAGTTAGAGAAAGTggagaaagaaaaggaagaatTCATCAGCGACTTCTCAGAA GAAGATTACAATGACATTGTAGGAGGATGGAAAGCAAAGCTTGAAAGGTCTGACGAGCAGAAATGGGGATTGTTCATCGCCAACAAGAAGTAG
- the LOC111203757 gene encoding phosphomethylethanolamine N-methyltransferase isoform X1, with the protein MATPYKAERDIQKSYWMEHSSDLTVEAMMLDSKASDLDKEERPEVLSLIPPYEGKKVLELGAGIGRFTGELALKAGEVIALDFIESAIKKNESVNGHYKNVKFMCADVTSPDLKIEDGSVDLIFSNWLLMYLSDKEVELLAERMLGWVKPGGYIFFRESCFHQSGDSKRKSNPTHYREPRFYTKVFQECQARDASGKSFELTMVGCKCIGAYVKNKKNQNQICWIWQKVSVENDKDFQRFLDNVQYKSNGILRYERVFGQGYVSTGGFETTKEFVAKMELKPGQKVLDVGCGIGGGDFYMAETFDVHVVGIDLSVNMISFALERAIGLNCSVEFEVADCTTKTYPDNSFDVIYSRDTILHIQDKPALFKAFFKWLKPGGRVLITDYCKSAETPSPVFAEYIKQRGYDLHDVQAYGQMLKDAGFEDVIAEDRTDQVTLPTYFCIMSADSNVNHFIFSQFVQVLRRELEKVEKEKEEFISDFSEEDYNDIVGGWKAKLERSDEQKWGLFIANKK; encoded by the exons ATGGCAACACCTTACa AGGCAGAGAGAGACATCCAAAAGAGTTATTGGATGGAGCACTCAAGTGATTTGACTGTTGAGGCTATGATGCTTGACTCCAAAGCTTCTGATCTTGACAAAGAAGAGCGTCCTGAG GTACTCTCTTTAATCCCACCATACGAAGGGAAAAAGGTGCTGGAACTTGGAGCTGGCATCGGTCGTTTCACTGGTGAGCTGGCTCTAAAGGCTGGTGAAGTCATCGCCCTGGACTTCATCGAGAGCGCCATTAAGAAG AATGAAAGTGTGAATGGGCATTACAAGAACGTCAAGTTTATGTGTGCTGATGTGACATCTCCAGACCTGAAAATCGAAGATGGATCCGTCGACTTGATTTTCTCAAACTGGTTGCTCATGTATCTCTCTGATAAAGAG GTGGAACTTCTGGCAGAAAGAATGCTAGGATGGGTAAAGCCAGGAGGATACATTTTCTTCAGAGAATCTTGCTTCCATCAATCTGGAGACAGCAAGCGTAAATCTAACCCCACTCACTACCGTGAACCAAGATTCTATACCAAg GTTTTCCAGGAATGCCAGGCACGTGATGCTTCTGGCAAATCATTTGAGCTCACTATGGTTGGTTGCAAATGCATTGGAGCGTAcgtgaagaacaagaagaatcaAAACCAG ATATGCTGGATTTGGCAAAAAGTAAGCGTGGAGAATGACAAAGACTTCCAGCGTTTCTTGGACAATGTTCAATACAAGTCCAATGGGATCTTGCGCTATGAGCGTGTCTTTGGGCAAGGTTATGTGAGCACTGGTGGTTTTG AGACAACTAAAGAGTTTGTGGCGAAGATGGAGCTGAAACCAGGACAGAAAGTCCTAGATGTCGGTTGTGGTATCGGTGGAGGTGACTTCTACATGGCTGAGACTTTCGATGTTCATGTTGTTGGTATCGATCTATCAGTCAACATGATCTCTTTCGCCTTGGAGCGTGCTATTGGACTCAACTGCTCGGTCGAGTTTGAAGTTGCGGACTGCACCACAAAGACATATCCTGATAACTCTTTCGACGTCATTTACAGCCGTGACACTATTCTGCACATCCAA GACAAACCGGCTCTGTTTAAGGCATTCTTCAAGTGGCTAAAACCAGGTGGAAGAGTTCTCATCACAGACTATTGCAAGAGTGCTGAAACTCCGTCTCCTGTATTCGCAGAGTACATCAAACAAAGAGGATATGATCTCCATGATGTTCAAGCTTATGGACAG ATGCTGAAAGACGCAGGCTTTGAGGACGTGATCGCAGAGGACCGTACTGATCAGGTGACCCTCCCCACATACTTTTGTATAATGTCTGCTGATTCTAACGTAAaccattttatattttctcaGTTTGTACAAGTCTTGAGGCGTGAGTTAGAGAAAGTggagaaagaaaaggaagaatTCATCAGCGACTTCTCAGAA GAAGATTACAATGACATTGTAGGAGGATGGAAAGCAAAGCTTGAAAGGTCTGACGAGCAGAAATGGGGATTGTTCATCGCCAACAAGAAGTAG
- the LOC111204641 gene encoding outer envelope protein 64, chloroplastic-like, translating to MQPKRRHIPASRASKLCVLLGLGLAGVLLVTKKLKKRVREDFGAFIEKLLLLPPPQPAPPKAPHPLTALSFALSDLFDVKGYVSGFGHPDWIRTHEAAASTSPVVSVLVEGGATCVGKTVVGEFAFSISGETKHYDTPTNPAAPAHIPGGACSGAAVAVSANLVDFSLGIDTVGGVRAAAGYCGVLGFRSSQGIVSNAGIIPVSSSLDAVGWFARDPNTLRRVGHVILQLPFEAQRNPRQIILADDYLQFSKVPVDRIKQVVIKSAEKLFGRQALKHENLEKYLEAKVPSLKEFCREKANGDDAKLTTSMLLANVMQLLQRHEFLQNHGDWINTVNPSIDPAVYSQLCKTPELTDEVIENLNAVRNQMRVAIGSLLKDDGILVIPTMPSVPPKLGSKEIMSEDYQNRASSLLCVASISGCCQVTVPLGKHDKCPVSVSLIARHGGDRFLLDTVQKMYASLQENSTLMVNPKSSINTISQEESAEIAKEKGNQAFKEKQWQKAIGMYSEAIKLNDENGTYYSNRAAAYLELGSFRQAEADCTKALALDKKNIKAYLRRGTAREMLGNFKEAIDDFSYALVLEPNNKRAALSADRLGKVFLQ from the exons ATGCAGCCGAAGCGTCGTCATATACCGGCTTCTCGAGCATCGAAACTCTGTGTGCTACTTGGTCTAGGCCTTGCTGGAGTTCTTCTAGTTacgaagaagctgaagaagagaGTTCGTGAAGACTTCGGTGCCTTCATCGAGAAGCTTCTTCTGCTTCCTCCTCCTCAGCCTGCTCCTCCTAAAGCTCCTCACCCTCTCACTGCTCTCTCCTTCGCCCTCTCCGACCT GTTTGATGTGAAAGGATATGTGTCTGGATTTGGTCATCCAGACTGGATTAGGACACATGAAGCTGCTGCTTCAACATCTCCTGTGGTTTCAGTCCTTGTTGAAGGTGGAGCTACATGTGTTGGGAAGACTGTAGTTGGTGAATTTGCCTTTAG tATCAGCGGAGAAACTAAGCATTATGATACACCCACTAATCCTGCTGCTCCTGCTCATATCCCCGGTGGCGCTTGCAGTGGAGCTGCTGTTGCTGTTAGTGCCAACCTTGTAGATTTTTCTTTAG GTATTGACACGGTTGGTGGGGTAAGAGCGGCAGCTGGATACTGTGGCGTATTGGGATTCAGATCATCTCAAGGGATTGTATCAAACGCTGGAATCATACCAGTGTCTTCTAGTCTTGATGCTGTTG GATGGTTTGCTCGGGATCCAAACACCTTGCGTCGTGTTGGCCATGTAATCCTGCAACTTCCATTTGAAGCTCAAAGGAATCCGAGACAAATCATATTAGCTGATGACTATCTTCAGTTCTCCAAAGTTCCTGTCGACCGCATTAAGCAAGTGGTGATCAAATCAGCTGAGAAGCTTTTCGGTA GACAAGCACTTAAGCATGAGAATTTGGAGAAATATTTAGAGGCCAAAGTTCCTAGCTTGAAAGAGTTCTGTAGAGAGAAAGCCAATGGTGATGATGCAAAGCTCACTACATCAATGCTGCTTGCGAATGTAATGCAGCTTCTACAGAG GCATGAGTTTCTTCAAAACCATGGGGATTGGATCAACACAGTGAATCCATCCATTGATCCTGCGGTTTACTCACAGCTATGCAAAACACCAGAGCTGACCGATGAAGTGATTGAGAACCTGAACGCAGTTAGGAACCAGATGCGGGTAGCTATTGGCTCACTTCTCAAG GATGATGGCATTCTGGTGATTCCAACAATGCCATCTGTTCCTCCAAAACTTGGTAGTAAAGAGATTATGTCCGAAGACTATCAGAACCGCGCTTCAAGTCTACTCTGCGTTGCTAGCATATCAGGCTGTTGTCAG GTGACCGTGCCGCTTGGGAAGCATGATAAGTGCCCTGTCTCAGTATCTTTGATTGCAAGACATGGTGGTGATCGTTTCTTGCTAGATACAGTGCAGAAAATGTATGCCTCTTTGCAAGAAAACTCCACCCTCATGGTTAATCCTAAATCATCCATAAATACTATTAGCCAAGAAGAGTCAGCTGAGATTGCAAAAGAGAAG GGAAACCAAGCATTTAAAGAGAAACAATGGCAGAAAGCAATTGGGATGTACTCAGAAGCTATAAAGTTAAATGACGAGAATGGTACCTATTATAGTAACAGAGCTGCTGCATATCTTGAACTTGGAAG CTTTCGTCAAGCTGAAGCTGATTGTACCAAGGCTCTTGCCCTAGATAAGAAG AACATCAAGGCCTATCTACGAAGAGGAACTGCAAGAGAAATGCTGGGCAATTTTAAGGAAGCTATAGATG ATTTCAGTTATGCGCTTGTGCTCGAGCCAAACAACAAGAGAGCGGCTCTGTCAGCAGATAGACTCGGGAAGGTGTTCCTCCAGTGA
- the LOC111204643 gene encoding uncharacterized protein LOC111204643, which yields MWTKGELVWVRLNPSDSWIPGRILDPSEPFGILVFFFDLMEPRYVPKPCLRSFDRDFETLVADSWRFRRFVNRALQTHFWNISFGLWCSCQSPIDSPYLDREISLPLSPLSSDSALSFVREMAVSRRVPLRILAETNSSTAQILSFKRYAVDFNRSESFYEQVIESAKLMDRAEEPHWYLDPSNKIDCIDDMVSMFPETEDADVDNSSDLSLRDPLPKDIHCYSVDTVVQTWNTRSPVISSDSSVMKACATMARTSNQEEAAHSLKSRERCQVEQSICLLNSESRVVDIIEEDTTLAAQREAPPEVMIETHDDITGSDDRTMTSAKQLSPLLDASNSKAFLAKPVSFVVLEACKNLACSVEDSSANPRSKLDRSVMSANTLDEDQSDRNHSNGTRDNCPDDALESHLNAGQVSLHITGPSNKEFRSDDVGIAPVEQLHDLEVATTVKNQTSAVDNIRSTGAKRKASRDKASGNSKRRKKGSQQSISADNLQLLKDKRFADPKCLRMKFLSTHVNLPSKSELLKRFSVFGKIDALKTDVNPGGRSAKVVFLQSIDAVTAYQFARSKKFKLGRSKVVYRLDASEGDTEVNKAPLSRKPQQSVPSPRSCLKKHGSVDKEEERSHLKVKFETTNT from the exons ATGTGGACGAAAGGAGAGTTAGTGTGGGTGAGATTAAACCCTTCAGATTCATGGATTCCGGGTCGGATCCTTGATCCATCCGAACCGTTTGGAAtcctcgttttcttcttcgacCTGATGGAACCACGCTACGTTCCAAAACCCTGTCTCCGAAGCTTCGATCGCGATTTCGAAACTCTGGTTGCAGATTCATGGAGGTTCCGCCGCTTCGTGAACAGAGCTCTGCAAACGCACTTCTGGAACATATCCTTTGGGCTTTGGTGTTCTTGCCAATCGCCGATCGATTCGCCGTACTTGGACAGAGAAATCTCACTCCCTTTGTCTCCTCTTAGTTCGGACTCGGCTCTGAGTTTTGTTCGAGAGATGGCCGTTTCGCGGCGAGTGCCTCTTCGGATATTAGCTGAGACCAACAGTTCCACCGCTCAGATCCTTAGCTTTAAGCGTTACGCTGTTGATTTCAATCGCTCTGAATCTTTTTATGAACAAGTTATAGAAA GTGCAAAGCTAATGGATCGCGCAGAAGAACCACATTGGTATCTCGATCCCTCCAACAAGATAGACTGCATCGACGACATGGTTTCTATGTTTCCTGAGACAGAAGATGCTGACGTAGACAACAGCAGTGATTTGAGTCTAAGAGATCCGTTGCCCAAGGATATCCATTGCTATTCTGTTGATACAGTAGTTCAGACTTGGAATACGAGGAGCCCTGTGATCAGCTCTGATTCTAGCGTGATGAAAGCTTGTGCAACCATGGCTCGGACATCTAATCAAGAGGAGGCAGCACACTCGCTGAAGAGCAGAGAACGCTGTCAAGTTGAGCAGAGTATTTGCTTACTGAATTCAGAATCTCGTGTTGTAGATATAATAGAGGAAGACACCACTCTTGCTGCCCAAAGAGAAGCACCTCCTGAAGTCATGATTGAAACGCATGATGACATCACTGGTTCAGATGATAGAACTATGACATCCGCAAAACAGTTGTCACCCTTGCTTGATGCGAGTAACAGCAAGGCTTTTCTGGCAAAGCctgtttcttttgttgttttggaAGCCTGCAAGAATCTAGCTTGTTCAGTGGAAGATTCATCTGCTAACCCAAGAAGCAAGCTTGATAGATCTGTGATGAGCGCCAATACCCTGGATGAGGACCAATCAGATAGGAATCATTCCAATGGAACACGTGACAACTGCCCTGACGATGCATTAGAGTCCCATCTGAACGCAGGGCAGGTTTCTCTACATATTACCGGCCCTTCAAACAAAGAGTTCCGTTCTGATGATGTAGGCATTGCACCTGTGGAGCAGTTACATGACTTGGAAGTTGCAACAACTGTCAAAAACCAGACCAGTGCAGTTGATAATATCAGATCCACTGGGGCCAAAAGGAAAGCGAGTCGAGACAAAGCATCTGGTAACTCcaagagaaggaagaaaggATCCCAACAATCCATTTCTGCTGATAACCTACAGCTGTTGAAAGATAAGCGTTTTGCTGATCCAAAATGCTTGCGAATGAAATTCTTGAGTACACATGTGAATCTCCCATCCAAATCAGAGCTGTTGAAGAGATTCAGCGTGTTTGGGAAAATAGATGCTTTGAAAACTGATGTAAACCCAGGGGGAAGGTCTGCGAAAGTAGTGTTCCTGCAGAGCATAGACGCAGTGACAGCTTATCAATTTGCAAGAAGCAAAAAGTTTAAGCTAGGACGCTCTAAGGTAGTGTATCGGCTCGATGCCTCTGAGGGAGACACTGAAGTAAACAAAGCTCCTTTGTCTCGGAAGCCTCAACAGTCTGTTCCATCACCAAGATCATGTCTTAAGAAACATGGTTCGGTAGATAAAGAAGAGGAGAGAAGTCATCTCAAGGTGAAATTCGAAACGACCAACACATGA
- the LOC111204642 gene encoding uncharacterized protein LOC111204642 isoform X2, translating into MNSQEEVVEQWEALDLGDSELPSFLRPCKRKSPSRPPLQPTTPRLNPKTNHQTLGRCSSRPEDRFLEDSYSRSLIPGPAGTVQVAIRRKMNKDPKSFDEQGEPIPTQEFICKAAEEPDWDDKDFSEDPWVSAVEGLLSNGGRAIGTPLSEIKSVCCSWGKVDQVVAIVKTCTPNGLGDIMVTLKDPTGTIDASVHRKVISDSEFGRDIRVGAVVILNKVAVCAPSRSSRYLNITLKNISKVITKETPVLPDESHFETSAKNPVPVNENEEDLRMRPKVFPVEQGTTQGIMNSLRRNATESNEATTDVEMEETNPTVESNSWLKGVAKNQFQARMDLTHLGKHDSSSQTGIAASRTTSNTREQQLQEDVATETDTADDIRPAKKISRSREPQSGVLDGVMGNSDEVTSGSKVNKSQPMASSSLVPQWTDEQLEELFDFD; encoded by the exons ATGAATTCTCAAGAAGAAGTAGTAGAGCAATGGGAAGCTCTTGACCTTGGTGACTCTGAGCTCCCTTCTTTCCTCCGCCCTTGCAAACGCAAATCTCCATCAAGGCCTCCTCTGCAACCAACGACGCCACGGCTTAATCCAAAGACAAACCATCAGACTCTTGGCCGCTGCTCCTCCCGGCCGGAAGATCGTTTTCTTGAAGACAGTTATTCCCGCTCTTTGATTCCAGGACCTGCTGGGACTGTTCAAGTGGCAATCCGCAGAAAGATGAATAAGGATCCGAAATCGTTtgatgagcagggagaaccgaTTCCAACTCAAGAGTTCATATGTAAAGCTGCTGAAGAGCCTGATTGGGATGACAAGGATTTCTCTGAGGACCCTTGGGTCTCTGCTGTTGAAG GTTTGCTGAGCAACGGTGGGAGAGCTATTGGGACACCGTTGAGCGAGATTAAGAGCGTATGTTGCAGTTGGGGTAAGGTCGACCAG GTCGTGGCAATTGTCAAAACCTGCACTCCAAATGGTCTAGGTGATATCATGGTGACTCTTAAG GATCCCACTGGAACAATCGATGCCAGCGTGCACAGGAAAGTGATATCTGATAGTGAATTTGGAAGAGATATACGAGTTGGTGCAGTGGTGATACTTAACAAG GTTGCAGTCTGTGCACCTTCACGGTCCTCACGCTATCTTAACATAACGCTGAAGAACATCTCCAAG GTTATCACAAAGGAGACTCCTGTTTTACCTGATGAGAGCCATTTCGAAACGAGTGCCAAGAATCCTGTTCCAGTGAATG AAAACGAGGAAGATTTGCGAATGCGACCCAAAGTGTTTCCTGTGGAGCAAGGAACCACTCAAGGAATCATGAACAGTCTCAGAAGAAATGCCACAGAAAGCAATGAAGCAACCACTGACGTAGAAATGGAAGAAACGAATCCAACAGTGGAAAGCAACTCCTGGCTAAAAGGGGTGGCCAAGAACCAGTTTCAAGCCAGAATGGACCTGACCCACTTGGGAAAGCATGATTCAAGCAGCCAAACAGGAATTGCAGCAAGCAGGACAACCTCAAACACTCGAGAACAGCAACTGCAAGAAGATGTGGCTACAGAGACTGATACAGCTGATGACATTAGACCGGCCAAAAAGATCAGTAGAAGTCGTGAACCTCAAAGTGGTGTGCTAGACGGGGTAATGGGGAACTCTGATGAAGTTACATCAGGATCTAAGGTCAACAAATCTCAGCCCATGGCGTCTTCCAGCTTGGTGCCACAATGGACCGACGAGCAACTTGAAGAACTCTTTGATTTTGACTAA
- the LOC111204642 gene encoding uncharacterized protein LOC111204642 isoform X1 — MNSQEEVVEQWEALDLGDSELPSFLRPCKRKSPSRPPLQPTTPRLNPKTNHQTLGRCSSRPEDRFLEDSYSRSLIPGPAGTVQVAIRRKMNKDPKSFDEQGEPIPTQEFICKAAEEPDWDDKDFSEDPWVSAVEGLLSNGGRAIGTPLSEIKSVCCSWGKVDQVVAIVKTCTPNGLGDIMVTLKDPTGTIDASVHRKVISDSEFGRDIRVGAVVILNKVAVCAPSRSSRYLNITLKNISKVITKETPVLPDESHFETSAKNPVPVNGKEIKTYIEFLSQFGRETQTENEEDLRMRPKVFPVEQGTTQGIMNSLRRNATESNEATTDVEMEETNPTVESNSWLKGVAKNQFQARMDLTHLGKHDSSSQTGIAASRTTSNTREQQLQEDVATETDTADDIRPAKKISRSREPQSGVLDGVMGNSDEVTSGSKVNKSQPMASSSLVPQWTDEQLEELFDFD, encoded by the exons ATGAATTCTCAAGAAGAAGTAGTAGAGCAATGGGAAGCTCTTGACCTTGGTGACTCTGAGCTCCCTTCTTTCCTCCGCCCTTGCAAACGCAAATCTCCATCAAGGCCTCCTCTGCAACCAACGACGCCACGGCTTAATCCAAAGACAAACCATCAGACTCTTGGCCGCTGCTCCTCCCGGCCGGAAGATCGTTTTCTTGAAGACAGTTATTCCCGCTCTTTGATTCCAGGACCTGCTGGGACTGTTCAAGTGGCAATCCGCAGAAAGATGAATAAGGATCCGAAATCGTTtgatgagcagggagaaccgaTTCCAACTCAAGAGTTCATATGTAAAGCTGCTGAAGAGCCTGATTGGGATGACAAGGATTTCTCTGAGGACCCTTGGGTCTCTGCTGTTGAAG GTTTGCTGAGCAACGGTGGGAGAGCTATTGGGACACCGTTGAGCGAGATTAAGAGCGTATGTTGCAGTTGGGGTAAGGTCGACCAG GTCGTGGCAATTGTCAAAACCTGCACTCCAAATGGTCTAGGTGATATCATGGTGACTCTTAAG GATCCCACTGGAACAATCGATGCCAGCGTGCACAGGAAAGTGATATCTGATAGTGAATTTGGAAGAGATATACGAGTTGGTGCAGTGGTGATACTTAACAAG GTTGCAGTCTGTGCACCTTCACGGTCCTCACGCTATCTTAACATAACGCTGAAGAACATCTCCAAG GTTATCACAAAGGAGACTCCTGTTTTACCTGATGAGAGCCATTTCGAAACGAGTGCCAAGAATCCTGTTCCAGTGAATGGTAAGgagataaaaacatatattgagTTTCTTTCACAGTTCGGTCGAGAAAC TCAAACAGAAAACGAGGAAGATTTGCGAATGCGACCCAAAGTGTTTCCTGTGGAGCAAGGAACCACTCAAGGAATCATGAACAGTCTCAGAAGAAATGCCACAGAAAGCAATGAAGCAACCACTGACGTAGAAATGGAAGAAACGAATCCAACAGTGGAAAGCAACTCCTGGCTAAAAGGGGTGGCCAAGAACCAGTTTCAAGCCAGAATGGACCTGACCCACTTGGGAAAGCATGATTCAAGCAGCCAAACAGGAATTGCAGCAAGCAGGACAACCTCAAACACTCGAGAACAGCAACTGCAAGAAGATGTGGCTACAGAGACTGATACAGCTGATGACATTAGACCGGCCAAAAAGATCAGTAGAAGTCGTGAACCTCAAAGTGGTGTGCTAGACGGGGTAATGGGGAACTCTGATGAAGTTACATCAGGATCTAAGGTCAACAAATCTCAGCCCATGGCGTCTTCCAGCTTGGTGCCACAATGGACCGACGAGCAACTTGAAGAACTCTTTGATTTTGACTAA
- the LOC111204644 gene encoding zinc finger protein VAR3, chloroplastic, whose product MSSSRIFLVGNSIFRPQNPSSFPLSLNRFPSVSLRFRCFSNETATAAAAATVDSDSPSPHPWPEWINFVDRLKTKGYFTKNIEDDTVYQEMNVVKDACLSFARDRYDVLRSLSSRDIQALVERGCPNLFRKTVNSSKRIRAHVKLDEGDVCGSCELRSSCDRAYVILKESEADARTVDVMRLLLFNALDSVVVSRGEVPSGRELVHESARRLLLELLELSEKPVNPVLPKPAAKVALPPQERVFKSRSDEPSQRVRSQYNADWACPKCDFLNFARNERCRECNEVADRRSVAAVVKEGHWLCPECNFSNFSRNQSCLKCKAKGPKRSSMENIEMKKGDWNCSGCGFMNFSSNKKCKQCREQRPPRQLEPGEWECPSCDFLNYRRNTVCKKCECKRPSESNNHEDDHSWKRPALL is encoded by the exons ATGTCCTCTTCCAGAATCTTCCTAGTCGGAAACTCAATCTTCCGACCTCAAAACCCCTCCTCCTTTCCACTCTCTCTCAATCGCTTCCCCTCCGTTTCTCTCCGCTTCCGATGCTTCTCAAACGAAACCGCCACCGCCGCCGCAGCAGCCACCGTAGATTCCGATTCTCCATCTCCCCATCCATGGCCAGAGTGGATAAACTTCGTCGACCGCCTGAAGACCAAAGGCTACTTCACCAAAAACATCGAAGACGACACTGTTTACCAAGAAATGAACGTAGTGAAGGACGCTTGTCTCAGCTTCGCTCGCGACCGTTACGACGTCCTTAG ATCCTTGTCGTCGAGAGATATACAAGCTCTCGTGGAGCGTGGATGCCCTAATCTCTTTCGCAAGACTGTTAACTCATCCAAGAGGATTCGAGCTCATGTTAAATTAGACGAAGGAGAT GTTTGTGGTTCTTGTGAGCTTCGTAGCTCTTGTGATAGAGCTTATGTGATACTTAAGGAATCAGAAGCTGATGCTCGAACCGTTGATGTCATGCGTTTGCTGCTGTTCAATGCGCTTGATTCGGTTGTTGTCTCTCGAGGAGAGGTTCCATCAGGGAGAGAGCTTGTTCATGAGTCTGCAAGAAGACTTCTTTTGGAGTTGCTTGAGCTCAGCGAGAAGCCTGTAAACCCTGTCTTGCCCAAACCTGCGGCCAAGGTAGCGTTGCCTCCTCAGGAGAGGGTTTTTAAATCGAGGAGTGATGAGCCTTCTCAGCGTGTTCGGTCTCAGTACAATGCAGATTGGGCGTGTCCCAA GTGTGACTTTTTGAACTTTGCGAGAAATGAAAGATGCCGAGAGTGCAATGAAGTAGCTGACAGACGATCTGTTGCTGCTGTTGTCAAGGAAGGACACTGGCTATGTCCTGA GTGCAATTTCTCAAACTTCTCAAGAAACCAGAGCTGTCTGAAATGCAAAGCAAAGGGACCAAAGAGAAGTTCAATGGAGAATATTGAAATGAAAAAGGGAGACTGGAACTGCTCTGG gTGTGGATTCATGAACTTTTCTAGCAACAAAAAGTGTAAACAGTGTAGGGAACAACGTCCCCCAAGGCAACTTGAGCCTGGAGAATGGGAATGTCCTTC ATGCGACTTCTTGAACTATAGGAGAAACACTGTTTGCAAGAAATGCGAGTGCAAACGACCTAGTGAATCCAACAACCATGAAGATGATCATTCATGGAAGCGACCTGCCTTACTATAA